A part of Syngnathoides biaculeatus isolate LvHL_M chromosome 21, ASM1980259v1, whole genome shotgun sequence genomic DNA contains:
- the adgra3 gene encoding adhesion G protein-coupled receptor A3: protein MSARLLQFVTLLLGGVGGSALAAGCKSYDEHSKSTGKSLASDRKVVCSNMELRQVLPPDSFPNRTVTLILNNNKIQELKNGSFVGLSTLEKLDLRNNLISRIEPGAFLGLPALKRLELSNNSIGCLNVDIFRGLTSLIRLNLSGNLFSSLAQGTFDSLVSLKSLDFQTPYLLCDCNLLWLLRWLRDRNVAAKTTKCSYPQSLQGQLITAIRPELLTCDAPLELPSFQLTPSQRQVVFQGDSLPFQCQASFVAEDMQVLWYQNGRMVTPDAAQGIYIEKHMVQNCSLIASALTISNIQPGFTGNWECRVRTSRGNTTRTVHIVVLESSAKYCAPERISNNKGDFRWPRTLAGIRAFLPCNRLQSSAGSYLGVSGEEQRAWRNCNRDGLWAEEDYSQCQFQKDVTRFLYVINQMPLNDSNVVPRARRLLLCTKDAGNFSDKMDIIFVAEMIEKFAKFADKFKDLGEVMVSMASNLMLADERVLWMAQREATACSRIIACLQKIAAHRLASAQAFSLTSPNIALEAHAVKANEWNGMTCMLFQRPIPERTTGQDRQLTFKCNTTGSFSSVLLKSTTVEASLQLPQSLLTQAALVPGQGEDTVYKLHLLGFRNGKFFPSTGNSSKLADGGKRRTVATPVIMAKIDGISARALRTPVNITLRRFTRGSDAVSARWDFGLAGGRGGWDSDGCRTLGHHDNFTTISCNSLGNYGLLMDLSTVDYFTPTIVPLHPVIYATAIVLLSCLLTIIVTYVYHHKSVRVSRKCWHMLVNLCFHVSLTCAVFAGGINQTRYASVCQAVGILLHYSTLATALWVGVTARNIYKQVTRKAKRYEEPDEPPPPPRPMLRFYLIGGGIPTIVCGITAAANIKNYGSQINAPYCWMAWEPSIGAFYGPAGFIIFVDCVYFLSILLQLRRHPERRYELKEPAEEQQHLAGEGPADGARHPLAPGAVSPAAPLAALENEHTFGAQLTGAAAALGLYAGLWVFGATAVSQDHPFDLAFTCLFGVAALALATFMVAHHCVNRQDVRHLWSRACCPGRCRYSTQEDALLPRAGAAAAASAAGSAKTDGESNRGAGSSSADSSYTDRSAPGVRNSAQGSKLTNLHAEAAQCKPSSASAPAVTVLDNSLTEHSVDTEIKMHVAPVEVQFGPVDDNPAAGRPHKNRSRAHRASRLTVLREYAYDVPTSVDGSVRSAPSRRHHYYDMAARNSRRAAYMAYRERHRSQLQHDSSDSASLPRPARKPEEAGAPPAEPKDVGGGELETKSYGLNLITQNGGALKENGQAVPLISAGESAPCIKTGLWKHETTV from the exons ggACCTGCGGAATAACCTGATCAGCCGCATAGAACCGGGCGCTTTCCTCGGCTTGCCAGCTCTGAAAAGACT GGAGTTGTCCAACAACAGCATCGGCTGCCTGAATGTTGACATCTTCCGGGGCCTCACCAGTCTCATCCGGCT AAATCTTTCAGGGAATTTGTTCTCTTCGTTGGCTCAAGGGACCTTTGACAGTCTCGTGTCGTTGAAGTCACT GGACTTCCAGACGCCGTACCTGCTCTGCGACTGCAACCTGCTGTGGCTGCTGCGCTGGCTCCGTGACCGGAACGTGGCGGCCAAGACCACCAAGTGCTCGTACCCGCAGTCGTTACAGGGCCAGCTCATCACCGCCATCAGACCGGAGCTCCTTACGTGCG ACGCCCCGCTGGAGTTGCCCTCCTTCCAGCTGACTCCGTCCCAGCGCCAGGTGGTCTTTCAGGGAGACAGCCTGCCCTTCCAGTGCCAGGCGTCCTTCGTAGCTGAGGACATGCAGGTGCTGTGGTATCAGAACGGGCGCATGGTGACCCCCGACGCCGCCCAGGGCATCTACATTGAGAAACACATGGTGCAGAACTGCTCTCTGATTGCAAG CGCGTTGACCATCTCAAACATCCAACCGGGCTTCACCGGGAACTGGGAGTGCCGGGTCAGGACGAGCCGAGGGAACACCACAAGGACGGTCCACATCGTGGTGTTGGAGAGTTCCGCCAAATACTGCGCCCCCGAACGCATCTCCAACAACAAGGGAGACTTCCG GTGGCCGCGCACCCTGGCCGGAATCCGAGCCTTCCTCCCCTGCAACAGATTGCAGTCGAGCGCAGGAAGCTACCTGGGCGTCTCCGGAGAGGAGCAGCGTGCCTGGCGGAATTGTAACCGCGACGGGCTCTGGGCGGAGGAAGATTATTCCCAATGCCAGTTCCAAAAAGACGTCACCCGGTTTCTCTACGTCATCAACCAG ATGCCTCTGAACGACAGCAACGTGGTGCCCAGGgcgcgccgcctcctcctctgcACCAAGGACGCCGGCAACTTCTCCGACAAGATGGACATCATCTTCGTGGCGGAGATGATCGAGAAGTTCGCCAAGTTCGCGGACAAGTTTAAAGAC CTCGGTGAAGTGATGGTGAGCATGGCGAGTAATCTGATGCTGGCCGACGAGCGCGTGCTGTGGATGGCGCAGCGCGAGGCCACGGCGTGCTCTCGGATCATCGCTTGCCTCCAGAAGATCGCCGCCCACCGCTTGGCCTCAGCACAGGCCTTCTCCCTG acgTCCCCCAATATAGCGCTGGAGGCCCACGCGGTGAAGGCCAACGAGTGGAACGGCATGACCTGCATGTTGTTCCAGAGGCCCATCCCGGAACGGACCACCGGGCAGGACCGCCAGCTCACCTTTAAATGCAACACCACGGGCTCCTTCTCCAGCGTCCTACTAAAG agCACCACGGTCGAGGCTTCCCTGCAGCTTCCTCAGTCGCTCTTGACCCAGGCCGCACTGGTCCCCGGGCAGGGCGAGGACACGGTTTACAAGCTGCACCTCCTGGGGTTCCGCAACGGCAAGTTTTTCCCGTCCACCGGCAACTCCTCCAAACTGGCCGACGGCGGGAAGCGGAGGACCGTGGCCACGCCCGTCATCATGGCGAAGATCG ACGGCATCTCGGCGCGCGCGCTGCGGACGCCCGTCAACATCACCCTGCGGCGCTTCACGCGCGGCTCCGACGCCGTGTCGGCCCGCTGGGACTTCGGCCTGGCGGGCGGCCGGGGCGGCTGGGACAGCGACGGCTGCCGCACCCTGGGCCACCACGACAACTTCACCACCATCTCCTGCAACTCGCTCGGCAACTACGGGCTGCTCAtg GACCTGAGCACCGTGGACTATTTCACTCCCACCATCGTACCGCTGCATCCGGTCATCTACGCCACCGCCATCGTGCTCCTCTCCTGCCTGCTGACCATCATCGTCACTTACGTCTACCACCACAA gTCGGTGCGCGTCAGCCGCAAGTGTTGGCACATGCTGGTCAACCTCTGCTTCCACGTCTCGCTCACGTGCGCCGTGTTCGCGGGCGGCATCAATCAAACGCGCTACGCCAGTGTGTGCCAAGCG GTGGGCATTTTACTGCACTACTCCACGCTGGCTACTGCCCTCTGGGTGGGCGTGACGGCGCGGAACATTTACAAACAAGTGACGCGCAAAGCCAAGCGCTACGAGGAACCGGACGAGCCACCCCCGCCGCCGCGCCCGATGCTGAG GTTCTACTTAATCGGCGGCGGAATCCCCACTATCGTTTGCGGCATCACTGCGGCGGCCAACATCAAGAACTACGGCAGCCAGATCAATGCGCCATA CTGCTGGATGGCGTGGGAGCCGAGCATCGGCGCTTTCTACGGCCCGGCGGGTTTTATCATCTTCGTGGACTGCGTGTATTTCCTCAGCATCCTGCTTCAGCTGCGCCGGCACCCGGAGCGCCGCTACGAATTGAAGGAGCCGGCCGAGGAGCAGCAGCATTTAGCCGGCGAGGGGCCGGCAGACGGCGCGCGCCACCCCCTCGCGCCCGGCGCGGTGTCGCCAGCCGCGCCCCTGGCGGCGCTGGAGAACGAGCACACGTTTGGCGCTCAGCTGaccggggcggcggcggcgttggGGTTGTACGCCGGGCTCTGGGTGTTCGGCGCCACGGCCGTGTCGCAGGACCACCCTTTCGATTTGGCGTTCACGTGCCTGTTTGGCGTGGCGGCGCTGGCCCTCGCCACTTTCATGGTCGCGCACCACTGCGTCAACAGGCAGGACGTGAGGCACTTGTGGTCGCGGGCCTGTTGCCCCGGGCGGTGCCGCTACTCGACGCAGGAGGACGCTCTGCTGCCGCgggccggcgccgccgccgccgcgtccgCGGCCGGATCGGCCAAGACGGACGGCGAGTCGAACAGGGGCGCCGGCAGCAGCAGCGCCGACTCCTCGTACACCGACAGAAGCGCGCCCGGCGTGCGGAACTCGGCGCAGGGGAGCAAGCTGACCAATCTGCACGCGGAGGCCGCCCAGTGCAAGCCCTCCTCCGCCTCCGCTCCGGCGGTGACCGTTTTGGACAACAGCCTGACGGAGCATTCGGTGGACACCGAAATCAAGATGCACGTGGCACCGGTGGAGGTCCAGTTCGGCCCCGTGGACGACAACCCCGCCGCCGGCAGGCCCCACAAAAACCGATCCCGCGCTCACCGGGCCAGCCGCCTAACGGTCCTGCGGGAGTACGCCTACGACGTGCCCACCAGCGTGGACGGCAGCGTCCGCAGCGCCCCCAGCAGGCGGCACCACTATTACGACATGGCGGCGCGCAACAGCCGCCGCGCCGCCTACATGGCCTACAGGGAGCGCCACCGCAGTCAGCTGCAGCACGACAGCAGCGACAGCGCCAGCCTCCCGCGACCCGCCCGCAAgccggaggaggcgggggcgCCGCCCGCCGAGCCCAAAGACGTCGGCGGCGGCGAACTGGAAACCAAATCATACGGCCTCAACCTCATCACGCAAAACGGCGGCGCGCTCAAAGAAAACGGACAAGCGGTTCCACTCATTAGCGCAGGCGAGAGCGCCCCCTGTATCAAAACTGGCTTGTGGAAACACGAAACTACCGTGTAG